Genomic segment of Bdellovibrio bacteriovorus:
CAAAGTTGGCTAATTAGAAATCGTACGAAAATTGAACTATTGAGGGAGCCTTGGCAAGATTTGCCAGGGCTCTTCTGCTTTTGAGTTCTTGATCAAAGACATTGGAATAATCATAAGTTTTGGCAGCTGGGCGCGAGGAGTCATAAACAACATATCCCAAACCAGCCGCAAATCCGATCAAAGCTCCGGTCGTGATATTGTCGGTGTGCTCTTCGGGTTCACCATAAAATGAGAGAGTGCTTAGCCCCAGGATCGCTCCGCCCAGACTGGAAAACAAAACAGTTGCAATACTTCTTTTCACCGTTCTGTCTGCTTGCGCAAAAGAGGCAGAGGAAGTGAACAAAATCACGGCTGTTAGTAAAACTGAGGTCCACTTCTGTAGTGTCATGATTGCCTCCTGCAACGAACTAAGATAACTTTTCTTATTTAAACACTCTTGAGGTGCCCGGTGCAACTAAGTCGTTATATTGACCATACTCTTTTGAAACCTGAAGCGCAGTTAGCGCAAATCGAAAAGCTTTGTGCAGAAGCCAAAGAACACGGCTTTTTCAGTGTTTGTGTAAATACCTCTTACGTCCCTGCGTGTGCGGAACTTCTTAAAGGCTCCTCCGTCAAAGTTTGCTGCGTTGTCGGCTTTCCTTTGGGAACAATGGATACGGAAAGCAAAGCTTTTGAAACTTCAACGGCCATCAAAAACGGCGCAGGCGAAATCGATATGGTGATCCATGTTGGTGCTTTAAAAGACCGTCGCTTAGACTATGTGCGAGACGATATCAAAGCCGTTGTGAAAGCCGCGCAAGGTCGCACGGTGAAAGTGATCATCGAGACGTCTCTTTTAAATAACGACGATAAAGTGTTGGCATGCAAAGCCGCGATGGAAGCCGGGGCTCACTTCGTAAAAACATCCACAGGATTTGGTGGCGGTGGCGCGACGGTTGATGACGTCAAACTGATGAAATCAGTTGTTGGTGATGCACTGGAAGTGAAAGCCTCTGGCGGTATTAAGGATATCGCTCAAGCCAAAGCGATGATTGATGCCGGCGCAACTCGCCTAGGCACAAGCTCTGGAATCATTATTGTTCAGGGCGGAACCGTTCAAGGAGGTTACTAATGGCATTTCTTCCAGCAGAAATTATTAAAGCGAAACGCAACGGTCGCGAACTCTCCTACGATGAGATCAACGAATTTATTCTGGGATATGCGCGCGGTCAGATTCCTGATTATCAAATGTCGGCGCTTTTGATGGCGACATTTTTTAAAGGCATGACGACGGAAGAAACTCTGTCGCTTACGAAAGCCATGCTTCACTCTGGTGAAGTTGTGGATTTTTCTTCCGTGCCGGGATTTAAAGTCGATAAACACTCTACAGGTGGCGTGGGCGATAAGACCAGCTTGATTCTAGGTCCGATCGTTGCCGCTGCTGGCGTGCCCGTCCCGATGATTTCAGGTCGCGGCTTAGGCCATACCGGAGGAACGTTAGATAAGCTTGAATCTATTCCTGGATTCAATACACAAAAATCTTTGCCTGAATTCGTGGAGCTGGTTCGCAAACATGCGATTTGCTTTATCGGTCAAACAAAAGAAATCTGCCCTGCGGATAAAAAGATCTATGCACTTCGTGATGTGACAGCGACGGTGGAAAGTCTTCCGCTGATTTGTGCTTCGATCATGTCTAAGAAATTGGCCGAAGGCATTGATGGCCTGGTGCTGGACGTGAAGTTTGGTTCTGGCGCCTTCATGAAAACTCCCGCCTTAGCAGAAGAACTCGCTTTGAATTTAATGGCTATTGCTAAAGGCTACGGTAAGAAAGTAACTTCTTTACTGACAAACATGGATCAGCCTTTAGGTCGCTTTGCCGGCAATTCTTTGGAAGTCGAAGAATGCGTTGCGATTATGAAGAACGAAAAATTCATCGGGCCCGGCGGATACGATCTTTATGAGGATACGCGCGAACTCAGCCTTCAACTTTCAGCACACATGCTTCTTTTAGCAGGAGTTGGCCGCACGGCTGAAGAATCTTATAAGATCGCTTCTGACATGCTGACATCCGGTAAAGCGATGGCGAAGTTTGAAGAGCTCTGTGGAATACATGGTGGAAATCTTAAAGCCCTTCCGAAGCCCCAACACAAAATGATCATTACAGCTGAAAAAGATGGTTATGTTCACGGCTTCCATACAGAAAGCATTGGTATTGCGGGCATTATAATTAAAGCCGGTCGCGCGCAGACGACGGACGTAATTGCGCCTACAGCCGGGATAGAGTTTCACGTTAAAGTGGGTGACGAAGTCAAAGCGGGCGAAGCTGTCTTCACGTTGCATGGCGATGATAAGGATCTATTGCAGTCAGCAGTTCCTCTGTTGAAATCGGCGATTAATATTTCCTTGCCAAAAATTGCAAAGCCTAGTTTGATACTGAAGACTTTGAGCTAATACTCAAGGGACGCAGAGGAGAAAATTTTGGTATTAAATAAGCTTCAAGAAACCATCACCTATATCCGTACTAAAACTTCGGCAAAACCGAAGATCGGTGTTGTTTTAGGTTCAGGCCTTGGCGCTTTTGTGAAGGATGTGGAAGTTGAAATCACACTTCCTTATAAAGACATTCCTCACTTCTCTCCTCCAACAGTCGAAGGCCACTCTGGAAATTTAATTTTCGGTAAAGTAAATGGCCAGCAGATCGTGATTCTTCAAGGGCGCAATCATTATTACGAAGGACACAGCATGGAAAGTGTTGTGTTCCCTACTCGTACGCTAGCGATGTTGGGCATTGAAACTTTGATCCTGACAAACTCTGCCGGTGGTTTTGGTGAAAACATGCAAGCAGGTGACTTCATGATTATTGAAGATCACATCAACTTGATGGGCACGAATCCACTCATGGGACCGAACATTAAAGAACTGGGTCCTCGCTTTCCTGATATGACCGAAGCTTATGACAAGCGCTTGATCTCCATCATGGAGCAAGTTTTGTTAAAGCAAGGCACACGCTTTCACAAAGGCGTTTACTGCGGCGTAAGTGGTCCTACTTATGAAACACCTTCTGAAGTTCGTTACTTAAAACTGATTGGCGGTAAAGCTGTCGGTATGAGTACGGTTCCAGAAACAATTGCGGCGAATCACTTAGGTCTTCGTGTAGCGGCTTTAAGCTGCATCACGAATTTGGCAGCAGGAATTTCTTCGCAAAAACTTTCGCACGATGAAGTGACTGAGACTGCAAAACGTGTCGAAATTCAGTTTTTATCTTTCCTAAAAGAATTTATCGGACAGATCTAAATCAGGTCTTATTTCCCTTAAAAATATGAGGCTTCTTAATGTCATTATTGAGTGACTGTGGAGCCGTAATTTTTCCGCACTAGGCTTACCTTTAGATCCTTGGGTCCAGGTCCAGTTTAAACCGTTCTAGCCTCAAATTAAGACATATAATTACCGAAGAGCTAACCGATTGGGCCAACCGATTGCGTCTCACTAATAGGGACCAGGATGGCCCGCACAGGGAGTGAACATGGATGTTCAAAAAATTCTCTCGGCGGTTGTCTGCATCTTCGTATTAGCATCTTGTGGCAACAAATCGCCTAGCACCGTATTTCCAGAAAATGGAGCGATGGACTCGAGCGCATGCACGGGCCAAGCAATCCAGAATAAATTCATCGTCCAATGGGAAGATGGAAAATTTACGGTGGAACAGGCCGCAAACGCTGACGAATTTACGAAAAATTTTATCGAGCCACAGCTAGAGAAGATCCGCTATGTGGAGTTCGACCGTCAAATTCAAACATCTAAAACTGATGAAATTCAAGCCAATGCCTATTCCGATAGTTGGGGGCAGACAAAGATAGGTGCGCCTTCTTTGTGGGCTCAAGGTATTCAAGGACAAAATGTTAAAATCGCGGTTGTTGATGCGTTCGTCGACACAAGCCATCCGCAAATCAAACCGCGTATTGCTGTGAACACGGCAGAGATTCCAAATAATGGCAAAGACGATGACGGAAACGGTATTGTTGATGACTATTATGGAGCTTCGTTTGTCTCTATTCCAAATAACAATCCAACACCAAGCTCGCATGGAACTCATGTGGCAGGTATCATCGCTGCGGATGAGCGCTATGGCTCTGTTCAAGGCGTCGCTCCTCGGGCGCAATTGATTCCTGCGCAATTCATTGCCAATGATGGTGGTGGTTCGTTAGGTGATGCGGTTCTTGCTTTGCAATACTCTGCTTCGCGTGGAGCTAAAATCATCAATGCAAGTTGGGGTGGCGCTCCGTGTGTGGCTTCTCTAAGAAATGCTTTTGTTGAACTTCAAGGTAAAGGGATTTTGGTTATCGTTGCCGCTGGTAATGATGGACGCGATGTCGATGTTTACCCTGAGTTCCCGGCTTCATTCGGATTAGCGAATCAAATCACAGTGGCTGCTTCTTCCGTGTCAGATTTTATGACTTCATGGTCGAACAGTGGATTTAATCTTGTTCACGTGGCCGCTCCTGGTGAAAGAATTTTAAGCACGGTTCCAGGCAACTCGACAGCTTATATGGATGGTACAAGTATGGCGGCTCCAATGGTTTCGGGTGCAGCCGCCCTTTTATGGAGTGCTCGTCCGACCGCTTCCGCGCTGCAAATTAAAGAGTCTATTTTGCAGTCCGTCGACGTCGTTCCAGGACACGAATTTAAAGTAAAAACTCAAGGACGCATTAACGTACAAAAGGCGTTCGAAGTCTTAAAGCAGTTAGTTCCATAAATTCAATAACATAGCCTCAATCGCGCGTCGCATAAATAGTAGGCGGCGCGTCTCTAGTTTTAAGGTGATTCCTAACAACCTCATGATAGATTGGTCCCTTGTTTTTAAAGGGGTCATCCCTTCATAAAAAGGAATCATATGAGCACAGAAATTTCATCTGGCATTCAAGCTCGCCTGAACGATCTTGAAAAACGTAATGAAGCTGCAATGGCCGGTGGTGGCGCTGCACGTATTGCGAAACACAAACAAGGTGGACGTCTTACTGCCCGCGAAAGAATTGATGTTCTTGTCGATCCAGGCAGCTTTGTAGAGATGGACCGTTTTGTTACTCACCGTTGTACTAACTTCGGTATGGATAAAACTGTTGTTCCTGGTGACGGCGTTATCACGGGCTACGGTCGCATCAACGGCAAACTCGTTTATGTCTCTTCTCAAGATTTCACTGTTATCGGTGGATCTATGTCGCGCACTCAAGCCAATAAAATCTGTAAAGTGATGGATTTGGCGATGAAAAACGGCGCGCCTTTTATTTCTATCAATGACTCTGGTGGCGCTCGTATCCAAGAAGGTATTGAATCCTTGGGTGGTTACGCGGACATTTTCACTCGCAACACAATGGCTTCTGGATTGATCCCACAAATCACGGCGATCATGGGCCCATGTGCGGGTGGCGCAGTTTACTCCCCTTCTATTACCGACTTTGTCTTCATGGTGAAAAACACAAGCTACATGTTTGTGACAGGTCCTGATGTTATCAAGACCGTAACTCATGAAGAAGTGACGAAAGAAGATTTGGGTGGGGCAACAACTCACTCTGCAAAATCGGGTGTGGCTCATTTCGCTGCTGAAGATGACAAGCACTGCTTGTTGTTGATTCGTGAATTGATGAACTTCCTGCCTTCAAATAATTTGGATGATGCTCCGGTTCTTCCGACGAATGATCGTCCCGACCGTGTGACTGAATCTTTGAATACATTGATTCCAGAAAATCCAAAAAAACCTTACGACATGCTAGGCGTGATCACAGAGTGTGTGGATGAAGGTTACTTCCTT
This window contains:
- the deoC gene encoding deoxyribose-phosphate aldolase, giving the protein MQLSRYIDHTLLKPEAQLAQIEKLCAEAKEHGFFSVCVNTSYVPACAELLKGSSVKVCCVVGFPLGTMDTESKAFETSTAIKNGAGEIDMVIHVGALKDRRLDYVRDDIKAVVKAAQGRTVKVIIETSLLNNDDKVLACKAAMEAGAHFVKTSTGFGGGGATVDDVKLMKSVVGDALEVKASGGIKDIAQAKAMIDAGATRLGTSSGIIIVQGGTVQGGY
- a CDS encoding thymidine phosphorylase; this translates as MAFLPAEIIKAKRNGRELSYDEINEFILGYARGQIPDYQMSALLMATFFKGMTTEETLSLTKAMLHSGEVVDFSSVPGFKVDKHSTGGVGDKTSLILGPIVAAAGVPVPMISGRGLGHTGGTLDKLESIPGFNTQKSLPEFVELVRKHAICFIGQTKEICPADKKIYALRDVTATVESLPLICASIMSKKLAEGIDGLVLDVKFGSGAFMKTPALAEELALNLMAIAKGYGKKVTSLLTNMDQPLGRFAGNSLEVEECVAIMKNEKFIGPGGYDLYEDTRELSLQLSAHMLLLAGVGRTAEESYKIASDMLTSGKAMAKFEELCGIHGGNLKALPKPQHKMIITAEKDGYVHGFHTESIGIAGIIIKAGRAQTTDVIAPTAGIEFHVKVGDEVKAGEAVFTLHGDDKDLLQSAVPLLKSAINISLPKIAKPSLILKTLS
- a CDS encoding purine-nucleoside phosphorylase, coding for MVLNKLQETITYIRTKTSAKPKIGVVLGSGLGAFVKDVEVEITLPYKDIPHFSPPTVEGHSGNLIFGKVNGQQIVILQGRNHYYEGHSMESVVFPTRTLAMLGIETLILTNSAGGFGENMQAGDFMIIEDHINLMGTNPLMGPNIKELGPRFPDMTEAYDKRLISIMEQVLLKQGTRFHKGVYCGVSGPTYETPSEVRYLKLIGGKAVGMSTVPETIAANHLGLRVAALSCITNLAAGISSQKLSHDEVTETAKRVEIQFLSFLKEFIGQI
- a CDS encoding S8 family peptidase; translated protein: MDVQKILSAVVCIFVLASCGNKSPSTVFPENGAMDSSACTGQAIQNKFIVQWEDGKFTVEQAANADEFTKNFIEPQLEKIRYVEFDRQIQTSKTDEIQANAYSDSWGQTKIGAPSLWAQGIQGQNVKIAVVDAFVDTSHPQIKPRIAVNTAEIPNNGKDDDGNGIVDDYYGASFVSIPNNNPTPSSHGTHVAGIIAADERYGSVQGVAPRAQLIPAQFIANDGGGSLGDAVLALQYSASRGAKIINASWGGAPCVASLRNAFVELQGKGILVIVAAGNDGRDVDVYPEFPASFGLANQITVAASSVSDFMTSWSNSGFNLVHVAAPGERILSTVPGNSTAYMDGTSMAAPMVSGAAALLWSARPTASALQIKESILQSVDVVPGHEFKVKTQGRINVQKAFEVLKQLVP
- a CDS encoding acyl-CoA carboxylase subunit beta, with protein sequence MSTEISSGIQARLNDLEKRNEAAMAGGGAARIAKHKQGGRLTARERIDVLVDPGSFVEMDRFVTHRCTNFGMDKTVVPGDGVITGYGRINGKLVYVSSQDFTVIGGSMSRTQANKICKVMDLAMKNGAPFISINDSGGARIQEGIESLGGYADIFTRNTMASGLIPQITAIMGPCAGGAVYSPSITDFVFMVKNTSYMFVTGPDVIKTVTHEEVTKEDLGGATTHSAKSGVAHFAAEDDKHCLLLIRELMNFLPSNNLDDAPVLPTNDRPDRVTESLNTLIPENPKKPYDMLGVITECVDEGYFLEVHKHFAQNVIVGFARFNGRPVGIVANQPNVLAGCLNIEASRKAARFIRFCDAFNIPIVSFVDVPGFLPGKDQEWNGIITHGAKLLYAYAEATVPKITIITRKAYGGAYIVMGSKLLRSDVNLAYPSAEIAVMGAEGAVSIISREEISKAKDPVAEKARLTAEYEAKFSNPYVSAELGYTDEVIEPAMTRKRIIDSLEMLKHKRDIMPAKKHGNIPL